One Catenulispora sp. GP43 genomic window, GGCGCCTCGGCGTGTCCAAGCAGGCGGCGGGCAAGACCATCGAAGGACTCGAACGCGAGGGGTACGTGGAGCGGGTCGCCGACCCCGCGGACGCCCGCAGCAAGATCATCCGACTCACCCCGCGCGGCACGGAGGTGCAGCAGCGCGCGTTCGAGGCGATGGCCGGCCTGCGCGCACGCTGGGCCGAGCGGCTCGGCGAGGAGCGGATGACCGCGATGGAGGAGGCGCTGCGGGAGATGACGGCCGACCGGGAGATGAAGTTCGACATCCCAGGGTGGTTCAACGGTTAGCCCGGGCGCGCCGATCATCGGTCTTATGCCGCCCTCGGCCGAGCGGGGCCGTGTCGGTACCGGCAGCGCGGTGGGCGAGCGACTCGACTGTGATCATGAGACATCGCCCGCTGACCGCCCTGACCCTCGCCGCAGTGATCGTGACGGCCGCACCCGCCGAGGCGTTCGCGGCAGCGGGACGTCCGGCACTGCCCGCGGCGGTGATCGAACCGGAGAAGCAGGCCGCAGATTCGGTCGGGCTGCTGGCCGGCGGCATGGTGGTCGCGGCGAGCGCCGCTTTCGCGGGGATGGCGATGGTGCGGGGGAAGAAGGCGCGGCGGTGAGGTGCCCGGGCTGATCGGCCGGTTGGCAGGCCTGCGAGTCATGGCCGGGCTGGGCTGAGCAGGGCGCGAAAGCTGCGCCATCTGAGCTGATCGGCCGCTTCAGATGGCTGGCCGGCTGCCGACTACCCGACCGGCCCCACATAGAACCGCACCCTGGCCGGAAGCCCGTCGGCGGCGATCCACCCGCCGTCACCGCTCCCCGCCAGCCGCCATCCGGCCCGCTCGTACAGCGCGATCGCGCCGGCGGCCGCCGCGTCCACTTCGAGCACCGCC contains:
- a CDS encoding MarR family winged helix-turn-helix transcriptional regulator: MSRALPPPGSDLPLLMLLGFRALIDDVHTELAEAGHPGFRPLHGVTFKAIGEGVTASELGRRLGVSKQAAGKTIEGLEREGYVERVADPADARSKIIRLTPRGTEVQQRAFEAMAGLRARWAERLGEERMTAMEEALREMTADREMKFDIPGWFNG